A stretch of the Thermodesulfovibrionales bacterium genome encodes the following:
- the ftsZ gene encoding cell division protein FtsZ — translation MFELEEVIDCGARIKVIGIGGGGGNAINSMISSGITGVEFIAINTDTQALSLSLSPLKLQIGSRLTKGLGAGSNPQLGRDAAMEDASRIEEVLKGADMVFITAGMGGGTGTGGAPVVAAIAKELGILTVAVVTKPFYYEGKKRHDNAMRGIEELRKNVDSIIVIPNDRIRLIAEKGMSLTKSFELVNNVLRQAVQGITDLILKPGLINLDFADLRTVLSGAGRAVMGVGIAKGSGIEAARRAVTNPLIEESNIEGARRVLLNITGGPDMDIELVNEACSFIYDAVHEDVHLIFGAVIDEFMEDSIKVTIVAADYEKEMASDQKEKRQPEKLMKRKDEQEDTTMPSYIPSAPFRSLQGAKRILSKSLEDFELPRDLLHYDDPLDIPAFMRESEEGKRDES, via the coding sequence ATGTTTGAGCTTGAAGAAGTAATTGACTGTGGTGCAAGGATTAAAGTAATAGGAATTGGTGGAGGTGGTGGAAATGCTATAAACAGCATGATATCCTCCGGAATTACAGGTGTAGAATTCATTGCAATCAATACAGACACACAGGCCTTATCTCTTTCCCTTTCACCTCTGAAGCTACAGATAGGCTCAAGGCTTACAAAGGGACTGGGAGCTGGCTCAAATCCACAGCTCGGACGGGATGCTGCAATGGAGGATGCCTCAAGGATAGAAGAGGTTCTTAAGGGTGCTGATATGGTATTTATAACTGCAGGAATGGGTGGTGGAACCGGAACTGGAGGTGCTCCTGTTGTTGCAGCCATTGCAAAGGAACTCGGTATTCTTACGGTGGCAGTGGTTACAAAGCCCTTTTATTACGAAGGAAAGAAAAGGCATGACAATGCCATGAGGGGAATTGAAGAGTTAAGAAAGAATGTAGATTCCATAATAGTTATACCTAATGACAGAATAAGACTAATTGCTGAGAAAGGAATGTCCCTTACAAAATCCTTTGAACTTGTCAATAATGTACTCAGGCAGGCTGTGCAGGGTATAACAGACCTCATACTTAAACCTGGTCTAATAAATCTTGATTTTGCTGACCTTAGGACTGTCCTTAGTGGTGCAGGAAGGGCTGTTATGGGAGTTGGGATTGCGAAAGGCTCAGGCATAGAAGCAGCAAGAAGGGCTGTTACAAATCCCCTTATTGAGGAATCGAATATTGAAGGTGCAAGGAGGGTATTGCTAAATATCACGGGTGGTCCTGATATGGATATAGAGCTAGTCAATGAAGCATGCTCCTTTATTTACGATGCTGTTCATGAAGACGTCCATCTAATATTCGGAGCCGTTATTGATGAATTCATGGAAGATTCTATAAAGGTCACAATAGTTGCTGCTGATTATGAGAAGGAGATGGCGTCAGACCAGAAAGAAAAAAGACAGCCTGAAAAACTCATGAAGCGAAAGGATGAACAAGAAGATACCACCATGCCATCTTATATTCCTTCTGCTCCTTTTCGTTCCCTTCAGGGTGCAAAGAGGATTTTAAGTAAGTCCCTTGAGGATTTTGAGCTTCCAAGAGACCTTCTTCATTATGATGACCCGCTTGATATTCCGGCTTTCATGAGAGAATCAGAGGAGGGGAAAAGGGATGAGTCCTGA
- the ftsA gene encoding cell division protein FtsA yields the protein MAYEINCLDLGTTKVTLLSAEISESGTVLKGAVSLPSRGLRKGQIVDMEEAALSIKKAVKEAQERFNLNIGSVTTGISGNLIEFFESYGAVRVRGKRISERDIENAIESASSVYIPLDRELLHVIPVEFIVDNETGIRNPIGMKGFRLAVRVQIITAPLNSVENLIGVCEQAGLKVENIVFEPLALRKVLLTEEEIEEGVLLLDIGGGTTDIAIFKDRRLIHTASIPVGGNHITNDLAIGLKISVKEAEVVKIKYSSAIMRDSLEEIEIDSSRTKRRVPLRLIDEIIYARTLEVISMIKAAVEKAGEKTDAYGICGAVLTGGSSLLNGLDILFXSLTGMPVRIGYPDRLKISGLSSSFLSPQNTLVFGLLSINSERIREYYKDRFLIKGIIERIKKSLRMQVFPDFRLKKYLTSEF from the coding sequence ATGGCTTATGAGATAAACTGTCTTGATTTAGGAACAACGAAGGTCACGCTTCTTTCAGCAGAGATTTCAGAAAGTGGTACTGTACTCAAAGGAGCTGTGAGCCTACCATCAAGAGGCCTTAGAAAGGGTCAAATCGTTGACATGGAGGAGGCAGCCCTTTCTATAAAAAAAGCAGTAAAGGAGGCTCAGGAAAGATTTAATCTCAATATTGGTTCTGTTACTACAGGTATCTCTGGAAATTTAATAGAGTTTTTTGAGAGCTATGGTGCGGTAAGAGTAAGGGGTAAAAGGATTTCAGAAAGGGATATAGAAAATGCCATAGAATCGGCGAGCTCTGTTTATATCCCGCTTGACAGGGAATTACTACATGTGATTCCTGTTGAATTTATTGTTGATAATGAGACGGGCATAAGGAATCCAATCGGTATGAAAGGTTTCAGACTTGCTGTAAGAGTTCAGATAATAACAGCTCCGTTAAATTCTGTAGAGAATCTCATAGGAGTCTGTGAACAGGCAGGTCTTAAAGTTGAGAACATCGTATTTGAACCTTTAGCTCTGAGGAAGGTTTTGCTCACCGAAGAGGAGATAGAAGAGGGAGTATTATTACTTGATATAGGAGGAGGTACAACTGATATAGCTATATTTAAAGACAGAAGGCTTATTCATACAGCAAGCATACCTGTTGGTGGAAATCACATTACAAATGATCTTGCCATAGGTCTGAAGATATCCGTTAAGGAGGCAGAGGTTGTAAAGATAAAATATAGTTCGGCAATCATGAGGGACTCATTGGAAGAAATAGAGATAGATAGCTCGAGGACTAAAAGAAGGGTTCCCCTGAGACTTATAGATGAAATTATCTATGCGAGGACTCTGGAGGTTATTTCTATGATAAAGGCTGCTGTTGAAAAGGCAGGAGAAAAAACTGATGCTTATGGTATATGTGGAGCTGTTCTTACAGGTGGCTCCTCACTTTTGAATGGCCTTGATATTCTTTTTGANTCTCTTACGGGGATGCCGGTGAGGATAGGATATCCTGATAGGCTTAAAATATCCGGTCTTTCTTCATCTTTTCTCAGTCCCCAAAATACACTGGTTTTCGGTTTGCTGAGTATAAACTCAGAGAGAATTAGAGAGTATTATAAAGATAGGTTTTTGATCAAAGGGATAATCGAGAGGATAAAGAAGAGTTTAAGAATGCAGGTTTTTCCAGATTTTAGATTGAAAAAGTATCTCACTTCAGAATTTTAA